Within the Methanobrevibacter thaueri genome, the region TAAAACGAATATACAACGAAACAATACAAAACGAACTCATACACCAAAACAACAAACAAAATACCTGAAAATAATAAAAATTAATGCAAAAAAATTTTTAAAAAATAATTAATTTTGAGTCGCCCTCTTTTTTAAAAATCAACGCCACACCAAAATGATGTAATCCAAAACAAGTGAATACTCTCTATTTGAAATAATAAAAATAAAAAAAAGATAGCTAATGATTAGCTATAATACTCCTTTTGTAGAAGGAATCTGATCATGTTCAATTTTAACCGCTTCTTTTAAAGCTTTGGCGAATGCCTTGAACACTGCTTCCGCCTTGTGGTGATCGTTTGCACCTTCGACTGTGCCGTAAATGTTCAGCTTGGCGCTTGAGGCAAATGATTCGAAAAAGTGAATGACGACATCAGAGGTCATGTCTCCAATCTTTTCATTTTTGAAGTTCAGTGCCATGTTGCAGTAGCTTCTTCCGCTAATGTCAATTGCCACTGTGGATATTGATTCATCCATAGGAACCATTGCATGGGCCATTCTTTTTATTCCCTTCTTATCTCCAATGGCTTCAAGGAAAGCCTCACCAAGCAAAATTCCGACATCCTCAATTGTGTGGTGGTCATCGATTTCGACATCCCCTTTTGCCTTTATGTCCAAATCTATCATGGAATGTTTGGAAAATGATTCCAACATGTGATTAAAGAAGTTGATACCTGTATCAATGTTGTATTTACCTTCCCCATCCAAATTCATTTTTATTGCTATATCGGTTTCTGATGTTTTTCTTGAAACATTTGAAATTCTAGTCATAGTTTAACCTATCGAATAATTAATTTTACCTTAAAGGATTTAAACTTCTTCGCCCGGACGTATAATTTTAATGCAGTCTGTAGGGCATTCCATTGCACATAGTGTACAGACATGACAATATCTTAAATCCAATATACGTGCAACGCTGCCAACTTTCCAAATTTTAGCTGATTTGGGGCAAATCTCAGCACATTTTCCACAACCAATGCATTTCTCCTCATCAACTAAAATCTGTAACGGCATAATATCACCTTATAATTTTAAAGTTGCGACAGACATCGCCTTGAATCCTACATAGACCTCTTTTCCTATGTTGAGGTTCAGCTCTTTTTCAGCGGAAACGGTAATATCGGAACATAAGGTTACGCCACCAACATTGACCTTGACACGAATGATTTCGCCCTCAAGCCTCATTTCGACGATTTGTCCCTTGAGAATGTTACGGATGCTTGAAGTCTGAGGCTCCAGCATCAGGAAGATGTTGTCATAACTGATTAAAGCCAATACATGATCTCCAATCTCATAATTCCTATTCAATGGAGCGTTGATTTGGAAACTTTCCATCTTGATGGTCATTACGCCTTTAACATCGTCAATATCAATTATTTCAGCCTCGATTTCATTGACATCCTTGTGAAGCTCCATGATAGCATTGATCTTTTTACATTCTTTAAGGATAGAGTAGCCCTCTTCTGTGAGAGTGGTTCCTCCACCTCCGCCTTTTCCACCTTTTGTTGTACTTACAATCTTAACATCAAGTGTTGATTCCATCTTTTCAATGTAGTTTAATGCGGTCCTATATGAAACCTTAATTTCCTTAGCGGCACTTGTTAAGGAACCGGTCTCCAAAATGGACTCAAGCAATCTGTATTTCTTGGTATCAAGTAAAAAGGAATTGCCGTCCACATTGATTTTGTATTCAACACCTGCACTAACATCAGCCATATTATAAATCCCCCGAAATATAATAGAATTATTTATATATTTTATATTTTAAATAGTTTAGTTTCTAAATGTTAGTCTTTCGACAAAATTTAAAAATTTATCGATAACTTTCGCTAATGGCCCCAACCTAGATGAAAAGCGTCTTAAACTATCGATTTCCTCTTTTTGGAAGAACTTGACCAATATCAAAGCAAAGAAATAAACGATGACACAAGCAAAAATGCCTGGGAATAACCATAATGTGGTTTTAGGAATGAAAAATGCGAATGCCCCCATAATCAATGCCGCAACGACTATCTTGACAATAGAAACTGTAGGAGCTTTGGTATTTGTTAATTCAAATACAAAGTAGACACATGGAATCATCATCAGAAGGCATGCGAGACTGGTAGCCAATGCCCCACCTGCAATTCCCAGGAACGGAACCATATACCAATTAAGCATTCCTGTGACAACGGCTCCGCCAACAAGAATGTACATAGGTATTCTAGGATTTCCGATACCCTGAATGATACTTGTGGAAATCGCAAAAATTGAATAGAATGTCATGCCTATTGAAAGGATTGCCAATGCGCTGGCACCTGCAACATAGGCGGGATTTTTAAAGTAAAGGATTCTCAATGTAGGGGATGCGAACAGTGCAAGTCCGACACACATCGGAACAACAAACAATAATGAGAGCTTATAAGCTTCGGAAACGTATTTCTGTAAAGTCTGATTATCCTTTAGCTTGAACGCTTCAGAAGATGCAGGCAGAATTGTTGTTGCAATAGAAACAGAAATGATTAAAGGCAAACGTGCAATCGGATCGGCCGCCGCAAAAAATCCAATCTCATCAAAGGTTAAAAACCTGCCCATAACGATAGTACAGATATTGTAAATGAGCATCTCGGCAATAGCCGTAATGATAACGGGTATTGAAAATTTCACCAGGGTTCCAGCAAGGGACAGCTTATCCCTTCTTGTGAAAACAAAGTCTTTACTTGGCTTTGGAATATATTTGGGCATATACACCTTAAAGATATATGCTGCAGCCACAACAGATAGTGAGTAACCTAAAACAGTACCCCACAATGCTCCAACGGTGGACAATCCTATCAGAACAAATGCTGTAGCGAACAGAATCATACCAATCTGCTCAACGGCACGGGTATAGACGATATACTCCATCTTATAGACACCCTGGAATGCTCCTCTCAAAGCGCCGACAATAACACTGAAAGGTGTAATCAAACCGACAATCTGAAGCGGTATCAGCGCTGCAGGCTTTCCAAGGTAATGATCTGCGAGATAAGGCGCCACAACAAATATCATCAGCACGCCAAAGAAAAGTCCCAGGAATATCATTATCTCCAAGGCCGTGTAGATTGTCTGGCGAGCCATGTCGTGTTCTTCAACGGCCTCATACTCGGCAACGTACTTGGCTATTGCTGGAGGCAATCCTCCGGCCGATAAGGTCTGGAAAATTCCTTGAAACGGCAGTGTAATTCCCAAAACACCATAGGCAGTAGGTCCTAGGAGTATCGCCATCAAGAAACGATAGACATAACCTCCTATACGGAAGATTATGTTTCCTATGAGAATTATCAAACTACCCCGTACTAACTTATTAGCCATATTTTAACCTTAAAAAAAGTTTTTTAATCTATTTTAACTTGATTATAATATTTAAATGTATTTATTTAGGAAATTTTCAAATTCGTGCAATGTCCTATCCAATGACTCCATTCCGTAAGCATCCTGCTTTATTTCGTCAATTGAGTCCTGAGACCAGAATGAAGCGCCCAAATTAGACCCGAAAGGTCCGCCACTGACAGGGATAATACCATGTATCATGAAGTAAGTTATATTTGACAGATGGGCAAAATCCTGACCTCCTGTACGGTCTCCCCCAACGGCAATGCTCATTCCAATCTTTCCCCTTAAAATGTTATAGTCAATTGCCTCCAGGGCACGGGTCCTGTCCATTATGATGGATAGATTGGCGGAAATGGACCCTGACTGGACAGGAGTCGCCAAGATGATTCCATCCGCATTTAGAAGGTTTTCATAAACCTCCCCCATGTCATCCTGAATGATGCATTTTTTGTTTTCCAGGCAGTAATCACAGTGAAGGCATGGCTTTAAATCCTTATTGTTACAGGTAAACATCACCGTTTCACAATCAAGCTTTTGTAACGCTTTTTCTAAAATATATTCAGTTGTACTGTTTCTTGGACTTGCACAAATTCCAAAGACTTTCATGAAGATAATTTTATTAGAATTAATTAAAATATATTTGGGAATTTTCACTTGGACACAATCTTGGAGGAGATTACAAGGAAAATATCCTCAAAACACAAATTTTAGATTTAAAAATAAAAATATGAGCACATAGTTTTAAAAGATGTATCCTACAATAAACCATTTTAAAAAAAATTAAAATATTAAGGTTTGTATTTAGAAAAAAAATATTTATGACTGAAGAATATTATTCTTCAACCATAATCAGTTTTCCCGTTGAAGGGTCTTTATATACTGTTCCCATTTCCATATAACCTTGACCTGAACTGTTTGAAGTGTCCGGTGTTTCATTGAGTTGATGGCCTTCTGTAACTTCAGTAGTCTGTTGCGCCTCCTGAATGGGTTGATTCTGATTTTCCTGGAAAACAACGCTCTGCATATTCCAGCTGATTACTACAAAAATCAATAAACCAACTGCAATTACAAGCATTGCATCAACAAGGTTAGATGTCCCTGCCATAGGGTCTTCTTCACTTTCAGTGAAACGTTTTTTACTTTTTTGCCTTACCATTAAATCACCCTTGATTTAATTTGTCTAAAACACAATCAACCAAAACATCCAAGTTGGATAAGTATTCCTCATACCATCTGCGTCTAATTTTAGCAACAACATATGCTACAGCACCGGATCCGATACCTACTACCGTTGTATCAAAAGCTACAATAATTGAATTTGCCAAGGTATTGATGTCTCCCGCTCCTAATGCTGCAAGACCGGGTCCCATTGGAATCAATGTACCCATTAAACCCAATGTAGGTCCAATACGTGTAATAACATCTGTTCTCCCAAGGGATTTGGTAAAACCATTTTCTTCTGATTCTATTAATTTACGTGCAAGTGCTTCTCTTGATTCTTTTGTAAGAGATTGTGCTCTTATTACTTTCATTAAGATTAATTTTTGTGATTTTGGAATTTTTGCACCTTCAACAATTTTTTTCACATCCTCAATTGATGGAGCATTATTTATATTGAAAACCAACTTTTCAATTAAATCCGTTGATACTTTCATCCGTGAAGTATACTCCGATACTAGACCTCCAAGCATCAATATTGCAAATAGTGCAAATAATAATAAAAAGATAACTACAGGAATTTGTAAACCCTGTGAGATTGCATTTAATGCTGATGTTAAAAATTCACTTCCGGGAACTGTTGTAACCATGTAATTCACCTACGATAAATGACTCCTATTTCTTGATATAAACATTCCAACCACAATAACTACAACCAATAATATTACAAATATCGCTAAATTATCAGTTGATGCTATTGTAATCGGATTCATTGTATTTATTAAAATATCGGTAATATATGGCAGGAATAGTGCTGATATTAAATAATAAAGTCCTAAAAAAAACATAAAATTGCCTAATATGATCGGATATGGCTTGTCCAAAAATACTTTAACAAATGATTTTGACATGAAATATGTTATTATTATTGTTGCCACAAGTGCAAGTGCAACATATATACTCAAGTTTACCGCACCTAAACCAATTGTTGGTGCAACCAATAGTACACTAACTAAAATTGATCCAAAACAACATGGACATGGTGCAATAACTGCCATTGCAGTTGCTGCTGCAGTATTCCTTTCATAAACTTTGTATTCTCTTATTGTAAATATTCCCGCTGCAATCATGATGGCTGCCATAATCAGGAAAAATTCAAAGTTATAGGCATAAATCCAGTTTGTAATTTCCTGTGTAAAAAATGAGGCAATCCAACAGAGTATAAGAACTCCACCACCATAACCAATTGATACACCAAGTAAATACTTTTTGGAAAAATTGGCAAGCCCTGTTGCAAGGCCGAGCTTTATTCCGAATATTAAAACTGCCGCCAATATTCCTAATTGCCATAATGTTGAAATAACGTCCATAATTTTCACCTATTAATAATTTTAAACTTAAATAAAACATTTCCTTGAAAATATTTTATTTAAGCTTAAAAAAATAATAAAAAAGGTTTATATAAAACCTTTATTCATTAAAATTGTAATTATAGTCAAAGTCTACGACTTCCTCTTTTTCTTCATCTTTATTTCTAATGTAACCTAATCCTATGATAATTACCAGTCCAATGACTGCAAGCACTGCAAGGATTGATAATCCGGTGTCGGATGATGATTTTGTAACAACCGGATTGATTTCAGCTGCTTTTTTACCATCCTGTGATGATGCGCTTTCTCCTGCATCTCCAGTGCCCTGAGACATGCCTGTACTAGGCTGACTTCCATCCACTCCCACTCCATTGCCGGAAGATGTACTTCCAGTTGCGGACTGTTTGGTGCTTGATGTGGAAGATGAGTTTGTCTCAACGGTGGATGTTGCATCTGATCCTTTTTGAGGATTTGGAGTTGAAGCGTCAGCATCATTTTGTGAAGGGTCAACTGAAGCATTAGTTTGAAATACCGGGTTTTGGGTTGCTTCATAGAGTTTTGGCAGTAATTTTGCAAGAATATCTGCATTAACATATGTTATTGCCCATTGCATCATTGCCACATTACCGCAACTGCAGTCACAGCATGCAACACCGTTTTGCACGGTTGCCTGTGCCCAGGTATTTGCAATATCCCTTATTGTTGCATCATCCGCATTCCAATAGCCTTCCTTAATTGCTGTAAGCATTGTTCCTGACATGGATATTAATGAGTATGCATTGTTACCGGATTTTAACCATTCGTTAACGCCTATTCCATATTTGTCTCCATAGTATGTATCATATACTTTTTTCCACAATCCATCAGATACCGCTGAAGGACGGGTAACCTGCCAACCGAACAAGTTGGTGACAAATTTGTTTGAAATATATCTGGCACCGCTGTAACCTTCATTCATCATACCTTTAATCCATTCAGGATTATCATACCTTGCTGTAATTTCTGCATTCATTACTTCTTCAAGAGATTTCACATATGGATGAGCCTTATCTGCATACATTAAAATATTCATTTTTGGAGTTTTTCCTGAAATCTGTTCAACAGTCATTGAAAGACCTCCCCAGTAATCGAAGAAGTCATCATTGTCTAAAACTCCATACTGATTGGTGTTACGACTTGCAACAATTGTATCCGCATTTGATAATGCTCTAAAGAACACTATAGGATTTGTATCACCCCAATAGTTTTTGGAGTACATGTTTCCCATTCTTCCAAGATAGAAATCAGCAAGTTCAGAAGTATCATTCCAAGTCCAGGACATCTGAACGAGTTTTGATATCCCTGCACCGTAATCTCCATTTGGAGGTGCAAATATTCTTGTAATCGCACATTCACCTGCATAAGTGGCATTATAGCCAATGCTTAAATAGTATAAGCAGTCCTCAATCCAATGTTTAGCAACATAATTATCTTCTAAAGATTCAGAACCTATTCCCTGATAGTTAATTCCTTCCATTACAAATTCAAGAGCTTCCAATAGTTTAGCTCCCTCTTTTGTTTTAATAAGAGTCCTATTATTCTTAATAGTATTATATGAACAGGCCAATGCCATTCTAAATGCATTATCCATGAGAACTGCTTGAGATGAGTATAAGTCCCTGAATAAACCACTTGTAATGACTGAAACATCAATTCTTTTTTTAGCCCATCCTTCAGGCCTTACTAAATCATCAAGAGGAACAACCCCTGGATATGCTTCTGTTTTCATACCGGTGACATATCCTTCATCATCTACACCTGCAGATGCTGAAGCGTGCCATTTTACCTGCATACCAAGCAAGTATAATACGGTGGATACCAATGCACCATCGTCTCTTGCAGTTTCTACACACCAAATACCCATGATGATTTTTTCTGTTTCATCATCAAGGTCTGCCAGTGTCAAGAGTGCAAGAGTTTTTGCATATTCATAGGCATCAGTGGTCGGAAGTTCTGCAGACTGATCCTGAAACATATTATAGCCTGTCGGCAATATTCCCGGTGTTGCAATCAAATCTCCACCATAGCCAATAGGTATGTATTTACCTTCCAATCCCTTAAGCATTGAGTTTAATTCATTGGCAATACTTTCATTAATCAAATTGATGTATTTTTTAGCCTGATTTAGGCATTCCAATAAATTATTATCATCAATATTTAAAGTGCTGTAAACCGTATTTGCATCCCAATATATTAAAGCCTTACAAATGTCATATGATTTATTTAGGATGAATTCTCTTTCAAATGCAGTTAAATCCTCATAATTCTTTGAATAGTAGTGGTTTGACAATACTTTATAAAGATTTGTAGTTCCCTTATTTCCGGGCAGGTCAAAATCATGGGATATCATTGCGGATACCGTATTTGCAACATCATTATCGTTCCACATCTCACCGATTGCATGAAGACCTAATGGATATAAAGTATTTTGCATTTCCTTAAGGAATGTGTTTGTATAACTGACCAAATCAGCATCACTAAGCGCCTTGGTCTCATTTTCTGATAGGCCAAAACTACCG harbors:
- the hisB gene encoding imidazoleglycerol-phosphate dehydratase HisB, translating into MTRISNVSRKTSETDIAIKMNLDGEGKYNIDTGINFFNHMLESFSKHSMIDLDIKAKGDVEIDDHHTIEDVGILLGEAFLEAIGDKKGIKRMAHAMVPMDESISTVAIDISGRSYCNMALNFKNEKIGDMTSDVVIHFFESFASSAKLNIYGTVEGANDHHKAEAVFKAFAKALKEAVKIEHDQIPSTKGVL
- a CDS encoding 4Fe-4S binding protein — encoded protein: MPLQILVDEEKCIGCGKCAEICPKSAKIWKVGSVARILDLRYCHVCTLCAMECPTDCIKIIRPGEEV
- a CDS encoding TOBE domain-containing protein, translated to MADVSAGVEYKINVDGNSFLLDTKKYRLLESILETGSLTSAAKEIKVSYRTALNYIEKMESTLDVKIVSTTKGGKGGGGGTTLTEEGYSILKECKKINAIMELHKDVNEIEAEIIDIDDVKGVMTIKMESFQINAPLNRNYEIGDHVLALISYDNIFLMLEPQTSSIRNILKGQIVEMRLEGEIIRVKVNVGGVTLCSDITVSAEKELNLNIGKEVYVGFKAMSVATLKL
- a CDS encoding flippase, yielding MANKLVRGSLIILIGNIIFRIGGYVYRFLMAILLGPTAYGVLGITLPFQGIFQTLSAGGLPPAIAKYVAEYEAVEEHDMARQTIYTALEIMIFLGLFFGVLMIFVVAPYLADHYLGKPAALIPLQIVGLITPFSVIVGALRGAFQGVYKMEYIVYTRAVEQIGMILFATAFVLIGLSTVGALWGTVLGYSLSVVAAAYIFKVYMPKYIPKPSKDFVFTRRDKLSLAGTLVKFSIPVIITAIAEMLIYNICTIVMGRFLTFDEIGFFAAADPIARLPLIISVSIATTILPASSEAFKLKDNQTLQKYVSEAYKLSLLFVVPMCVGLALFASPTLRILYFKNPAYVAGASALAILSIGMTFYSIFAISTSIIQGIGNPRIPMYILVGGAVVTGMLNWYMVPFLGIAGGALATSLACLLMMIPCVYFVFELTNTKAPTVSIVKIVVAALIMGAFAFFIPKTTLWLFPGIFACVIVYFFALILVKFFQKEEIDSLRRFSSRLGPLAKVIDKFLNFVERLTFRN
- a CDS encoding flavodoxin family protein, with the protein product MKVFGICASPRNSTTEYILEKALQKLDCETVMFTCNNKDLKPCLHCDYCLENKKCIIQDDMGEVYENLLNADGIILATPVQSGSISANLSIIMDRTRALEAIDYNILRGKIGMSIAVGGDRTGGQDFAHLSNITYFMIHGIIPVSGGPFGSNLGASFWSQDSIDEIKQDAYGMESLDRTLHEFENFLNKYI
- a CDS encoding DUF2149 domain-containing protein, coding for MVRQKSKKRFTESEEDPMAGTSNLVDAMLVIAVGLLIFVVISWNMQSVVFQENQNQPIQEAQQTTEVTEGHQLNETPDTSNSSGQGYMEMGTVYKDPSTGKLIMVEE
- a CDS encoding MotA/TolQ/ExbB proton channel family protein: MVTTVPGSEFLTSALNAISQGLQIPVVIFLLLFALFAILMLGGLVSEYTSRMKVSTDLIEKLVFNINNAPSIEDVKKIVEGAKIPKSQKLILMKVIRAQSLTKESREALARKLIESEENGFTKSLGRTDVITRIGPTLGLMGTLIPMGPGLAALGAGDINTLANSIIVAFDTTVVGIGSGAVAYVVAKIRRRWYEEYLSNLDVLVDCVLDKLNQG
- a CDS encoding DUF2162 domain-containing protein yields the protein MDVISTLWQLGILAAVLIFGIKLGLATGLANFSKKYLLGVSIGYGGGVLILCWIASFFTQEITNWIYAYNFEFFLIMAAIMIAAGIFTIREYKVYERNTAAATAMAVIAPCPCCFGSILVSVLLVAPTIGLGAVNLSIYVALALVATIIITYFMSKSFVKVFLDKPYPIILGNFMFFLGLYYLISALFLPYITDILINTMNPITIASTDNLAIFVILLVVVIVVGMFISRNRSHLS